The Arachis hypogaea cultivar Tifrunner chromosome 16, arahy.Tifrunner.gnm2.J5K5, whole genome shotgun sequence genome contains a region encoding:
- the LOC112755260 gene encoding UDP-glucuronate 4-epimerase 3-like, with translation MDNTPSTPGKFKMEKGSYFHRPRWHTSLAKLAFWSFVFLGLMFIFFFRTPSIPSPSSLPTDHSRRSLRTYNNFGAAWEKRVRSSARIRSPNGVSVLVTGAAGFVGTHVSAALKRRGDGVLGLDNFNDYYDPSLKRARQALLERTGVFIVEGDINDVDLLKKLFEIVAFTHVMHLAAQAGVRYAMENPGSYVHSNIAGFVNLLEVCKSMNPQPAIVWASSSSVYGLNTKVPFSERDRTDQPASLYAATKKAGEEIAHTYNHIYGLSLTGLRFFTVYGPWGRPDMAYFFFTRDILKGKSIPIFEAANHGTVARDFTYIDDIVRGCLGALDTAEKSTGSGGKKTGPAQLRVFNLGNTSPVPVSELVSILERLLKVKAERNIMKLPRNGDVQFTHANISYAQSEFGYKPKTDLQNGLKKFVQWYINYYSDGKKADQ, from the exons ATGGATAACACCCCGTCCACACCTGGGAAGTTCAAGATGGAGAAAGGTTCATATTTTCATAGGCCTCGGTGGCACACTTCCTTAGCGAAGCTGGCATTTTGGTCCTTCGTGTTCTTGGGTCTAatgttcatcttcttctttagaACCCCATCAATACCTTCACCATCATCGCTTCCAACAGACCATTCACGCAGGTCCCTAAGGACCTATAACAATTTTGGTGCAGCATGGGAGAAGAGGGTTCGTTCTTCTGCAAGAATTAGGTCCCCGAATGGGGTGTCTGTGCTTGTAACTGGTGCTGCAGGTTTTGTTGGAACCCATGTCTCTGCTGCACTCAAACGTAGGGGTGATGGAGTACTTGGCCTTGACAACTTCAATGATTATTATGATCCGTCGCTAAAACGTGCACGCCAAGCTCTCTTAGAGCGTACTGGGGTCTTCATTGTTGAAGGAGACATTAATGATGTTGACCTTCTCAAGAAACTCTTTGAGATTGTGGCTTTCACCCATGTAATGCATTTAGCTGCTCAAGCTGGTGTCAG GTATGCGATGGAAAACCCGGGATCATATGTTCATAGCAACATTGCAGGTTTTGTGAATTTGCTTGAGGTTTGTAAGTCTATGAATCCACAACCTGCTATAGTATGGGCATCTTCAAGCTCAGTATACGGATTGAACACCAAAGTTCCATTTTCCGAAAGGGATAGAACTGACCAACCTGCAAGCTTGTATGCTGCAACTAAGAAAGCAGGTGAAGAAATTGCTCACACATATAATCACATCTATGGACTTTCCTTAACAGGGTTGAGGTTCTTCACTGTTTATGGCCCTTGGGGAAGACCTGATATGGCCTACTTCTTTTTCACAAGGGATATCTTGAAGGGCAAGTCAATTCCGATCTTTGAAGCGGCGAATCATGGAACGGTTGCTAGAGATTTCACTTATATTGATGACATTGTGAGGGGTTGTTTGGGAGCATTGGATACTGCAGAGAAGAGTACTGGTAGTGGAGGGAAGAAAACCGGACCGGCTCAGTTGAGGGTGTTCAATTTAGGGAATACTTCGCCGGTGCCGGTTTCGGAACTTGTGAGCATTTTGGAGAGGCTCTTGAAAGTTAAGGCAGAGAGAAACATAATGAAGTTGCCAAGAAATGGTGATGTTCAGTTTACTCATGCAAACATTAGTTATGCTCAGTCAGAGTTTGGTTATAAACCAAAAACGGATTTGCAGAATGGTTTAAAGAAATTTGTTCAATGGTACATCAATTACTATTCTGATGGCAAGAAAGCTGATCAGTGA